Genomic segment of Bacteroides stercoris ATCC 43183:
CTGGGTACTTCATTGAAACTCCCGCTCTCCACCACTTACGTTACTTTCATGGTGGCTATGGGTACTTCCCTTGCCGACCGCGCCTGGGGACGCGACTCCGCCGTGTTCCGTATCACCGGCGTACTGAGCGTTATCGGTGGCTGGTTCATCACTGCCGGAGCGGCGTTTACCATTTGTTTCTTCGTTACCTTCGTAATTCATTTCGGCGGTACAATTGCTATCATCGCCCTTATCGGTCTGGCAGTATTCATGCTGATACGCAGCCAGGTAATGTACAAGAAGCGCAAAGAGAAGGAAAAAGGAAACGCTACCATCAAGCAACTGATGCAGAGCACAGACAACATGGAGATTCTGGAATTGCTGCGCAAGCACACCCGTGAGGAATTGGGCAAAATACTGGAATTTACGGAAGATAACTTCGAACGCACCGTTACCGCTTTCCTTCACGAAAACCTGCGCGGACTGCGCCGGGCAATGGGTTCCGTGAAGTTCGAGAAACAACTGATTAAACAGATGAAACGTACCGGTACGCTTGCCATGTGCCGCCTGGACAATAATACGGTGCTCGAAAAAGGACTTTACTACTATCAGGGCAATGACTTTGCCAGCGAACTGGTATATAGTGTGGGACGTCTTTGCGAACCGTGTCTGGAGCATATCGACAATAACTTCAAACCGCTCGACACCATCCAGAAAGGCGAGTTTGCCGATGTAACGGAAGACATCGTTTACCTGTTGCAGGTGTGCCGCCACAAGCTGGAGAACAACAACTACAATAACTTCGAAGAAGATATACACAAAGCCAACGACCTGAACGGCCAGCTCGCCCACCTGAAACGCGAAGAGTTACAGCGCATTCAAAGCCAGTCCGGCAGCATTAAGGTAAGCATGGTGTATCTGACGATGATACAGGAAGCACAGAATATTGTGACCTACTCCATCAACCTGATGAAGGTGAGCCGAAAATTCCAGGCGGAAGAGTAAGGACATTCCTTTATCAACCGAAAGTTAAGCAATATACATTTTGCTAAGAGGTTGTCAAAACTAAAATGAGCCTCTGAAAAGTTACAGATTGTAATTATAACCTTTAAAAGGGTCGTATCATAACTCTCAAAGTGGAGTTTGATACAACCCTTTCCTCAATTCTTTCAGAATGTGCAAATTTCAAGTTAAAAATTTATCTCCTCAAAGTTGAATTTTGACACACTCCCTGTTTTTTTCCATAGAGTGCCGGAGCCTATTTCAGCCCCATTTTTTCCGCCCGTTGCAGCATAAACGCGCGGGCAGCTTCATACTCATTGGGAATGACGCCGTCCAATATGGCATCCTTGATAGCACTCTTCAATGCACCCACTTGCTGGCAGGGGGGGAGATTGAATGTTTTCATAATCTCCTCACCGCTGACAGGAGGCTGGAAGTTACGGATACGGTCGCGCTCTTCCAAGTCCTTCAGTTTCTGACGCACCAGTTGGAAGTTGTTCAGAAAGCGCTGCTTGCGCTCCATATTCTTGGAAGTGATATCGGCCTCACACAAGGTCATGAGGTCGTCTATATCATCGCCAGCCTCAAACAGCAGGCGACGTACGGCCGAGTCGGTCACCACATCATCCGCTATCACTATGGGACGCATGTGTAGCCCTACCAGCTTCTGCACGTATTTCATCTTCTCATTCATGGGAAGCTTCATTCTCCGGAAGATATCGGGTATCATCTTCTCGCCGATGAAGTTATGGTTGTGGAATGTCCATCCGGCACGAGGTTCCCAGCGTTTGGTCGCCGGTTTGGCTATATCGTGCAGAAGGGCTGCCCAGCGCAGCCAGAGGTTATCGGTCTTTTTGCTGATATTATCGAGCACTTCGAGTGTATGGTAGAAGTTGTCCTTATGCGCTCTGCCATTACGGGTTTCAACGCCTTGCAAGGCAACCAGTTCCGGGAAGATGAGCTGCAACAGGCCCGAACGGTCCAAGTCTATAAATCCTTTGGACGGGACGGGAGAGAGCAGAATCTTGTTCAGCTCGTCTGCAATGCGCTCTTTGGATATGATGGAGATGCGCTCTTTGTTGCGGCATAAGGACTCGAACGTATCATCGTCGATATAGAAATTCAGTTGGGTGGCAAAGCGGATACAACGCATCATGCGCAGAGGGTCGTCGCTGAAGGTTATGTCCGGGTCGAGCGGCGTGCGGATGGTCTTCTCCTTCATGTCCGCCATGCCGCCGAAGGGGTCTACCAACTCGCCGTAACGCTGACTGTTCAGGCAGACCGCCAAGGCATTGATAGTAAAATCCCGGCGGTTCTGGTCGTCTTCCAGCGAGCCGTCCTCAACAATCGGTTTGCGCGAATCGTGCGTGTAGGACTCTTTACGTGCACCCACAAACTCCACTTCCGTGCCGTGATACTTCAACTGCGCCGTCCCGAAATTCTTGAAAACAGAAAGATGCGCGCCGCGCCCCAAACGCCTGGCAAGCGCCTCGGCCATTGCAATGCCGCTGCCCACTACTACCACATCGATGTCTTTGGAAGGACGCTGCAGGAATATGTCGCGCACGTAGCCGCCGACTACGTAGCACTCCAGTCCCAATTCATCCGCTGTTTCGGAAATCCGCTTAAATATGCTGTCACTGAAACGCTGCTTCAGTTCTTCTGTCGTCAATTCAATCATTTGTCAATAAATCATTTTGAGGGTGCAAAGATACGGATATTATTTTTTATTTTTGCCCCCACTAACATCAAGAATGAAAATTATGAAGAAAGCAGCATTCCTTGCGTGCCTCTGCTGCACGCTCTTCTCTTGCAGCAATGTAGAGAAAAAAGCAGGAGAGAAACTCCAGGCAGCCCGCGAAGCGTTTGAACGCGGAGATTACAGCGAAGCGAAGATTCAGATTGACAGCATCAAGATACTCTATCCGAAGGCCTTTGAAACACGCCGCGAGGGTATCGGACTAATGCAGCAGGTGGAACTGAAAGAACAGGAGAAAACGCTGGTCTACCTCGACAGTATGCTCCAGGAAAAACAAAAAGAGGTGGATGCCATCAAGAAGAATTATACTTTCGAGAAAGATGCCGAATATCAAAAAATCGGCAATTACCTGCATCCCTCACAAGTAATAGAAAAGAACCTGCACCGCTCTTACCTGCGTTTTCAGGTAGATGAAACCGGAGTGATGAGCATGACTTCCATCTATTGCGGCCCGCATAACATCCATCACCTCGCAGTGAAAGTCACCGTACCCGACGGCAGTTTTGCCGAAACCCCGGCTTCCAAAGACAGCTATGAAACGACCGATTTGGGCGAGAAGATAGAGAAAGCGGACTATAAGCTGGGCGAAGACGGTAATGTAATCGCTTTCCTCAATCTGAACAAAGACAAGAATATCCGCGTACACTATCTTGGCGAACGTTCCTATGCCACTGTCATGACACCGAACGACCGCAAGGCGGTGGCAGCTGTCTATGAACTGGCGCAACTGCTGTCTTCCATCACGGAAATCAAGAAGAATATGGAAGAGGCCAACCTGAAGATTGAGTTCGTAAAACGCAAAATGCAGGAAAGAGAAAGTAAGAAGACGGAGTAACAAATCTGAAGATATGCCGGTTACGCACTATTCAGGGTACTATTTTTAGGCACGGATTACGCAGAATTACGCGGATTACACGGAAAAAGAATAAAATAAATCCGTGCAATCCGCGTAATTCTGCGTAATCCGTGCCTAAAAAAACATCAATCACTACCCAACACCCTTCTCCTATAGATTAGGATTCGCATTCGTCTCCTTTTCCGGAATGGCATACAAATAATACACACTGTTCGGCACAAACTTCGTTCCGTCGGGAAAGGAAGTAAACCAATGACCTTCGGGGTTATATTCCCTATAAGTATCTCCCTGCTGCCAGCAATCGTACGTTTTCTCCGCTTCCTCCTTCGTCAACGGCATGCGTTCTACCGAACGTTGCGTACGGAGAATATCGGTAATGCCGAATCCCTCACCCCACAATTCGCGGCGGCGTTCCAGCAGAATATCATCGACAAGCCGTTCCTGCGTCTTGCCTGCCAGATCATAATCGGCAAGTCCGCGGGCATTACGCAATGTGTTCAACGGCTTCACGGCTTCCTCCAACCGTCCTTCACGAGCCAGTGCTTCCGCAGCTATCAGATACATCTCGGCGGAACGCATCACGACGATATCACCGGTCTGGTCGGCACGGATGCGGAACTTGCGATAACCCAAATAGCCTTCGCGCATCCACTGGAACAGCTCCAGACGGATATCCCCCGCTTCGAAAATGTCCTTAAAATGCGGGTCGGCCATAAAACTGTTATACGCATCAGGGGTCACCACATCAATATAATAGAAATTATAACTGGCGTCGGACTGACTCACAGATTGGGGATGCCCCCACATCCATTCGGTATTGGATATGTCGTTAAAGCCCATATACGTTTTGGCATCCGTCATCAAAGTATATCCTTCAGCCGCCTCAAGTGCAGCCCCGGCGGCTTCATTCCATTGTCCGGTAAGCAAACAGGCACGTGCCAGCAATCCGTTGACAACGCTTACATCCGGCTTGAACTTGGATTTATCGTCCGGACGGACATACCCTTCAAGAAGCTCCTTAGCCTTATTCAGGTCTTTGAATATCTGCGTATATATCTCTTCCAGGGTAGCCTTCCCTTTGGGCTCTGTCGTAGAGGCGGTAGGTTCCGTATAAAGAGGAACAGCCGGTGCGGAAGGGTCTTTCAGGTAAGTAAACTGGTAGTGCTGAGCCAGATGCAGATAACAGAAAGCCCGCAAAGCGTAGGCTTGCCCCTGGGAATGGCGGAAATCGGCCGTATTATCATCACCGGTCGCGGTAATGGAAATGGCGGTATTGCAATTGTCAATAGTCTTGTACATCAGATACCAGGCAAATGCGGTGCGGTTGTTGGCCGGCATCCCCACATCGTTAAACTGGTAGGATGAGTTGAAACCATACATTGGACGCGACACCACATCGTCCGCCATCATGTCGTCCTGCAACATCAGGGCACGATAGCCGATATTGGCATACGTACTGCTGTACTCAAACAAGTTATACCATGCACCGTTGAAGATACGTCCGGCATTGGAAGGTACGGGGACGATCCCCGAATCTACGGCGTCCGTAGGTTTGTTGTCGAGAAAGTCTCCGCTGCACGAGGACAAGACGGATAATAATCCCACTGCGAGGATTGCTGTATTTTTAAGGAAAGTATTCATTGTTAACAGTGATTTAGAATGAAACATTAAGCCCGCCCGAAATGGAACGCATGGCAGGATAACGGTAATAGGTCAGTCCTGTGATGCCCTGCTCCGGGTCCAGTCCCTGATTCTTGGAGAAAGTCAGCAGGTTGTCCGCCTGTACAAAAAGTTGCAGGCTGTTCAGGCTGATTTTCTTTATCAACGGCTGCGGGAAGTTGTAGGACAGCGTGATGTTCTTCATCCGCAGATACGAATTGTTGAACAGATTGCGGGTGGAGTTGGAGTTCCAGTTATTGGACACTGTTTTCAAGGCCGGCACGTCCGTGTAGCGGTTTTCCGGCGTCCAGCGTTTCAGTATCTCGGTAGACCAGGCACGTCCCGGATTGCTTCCGTTGCTCCACAGCATCGTAATGTCACGGTCTACGATATAACCGCCTATGCTGTAGGCAAAGATGGCGGACAACTCAAAGCCCTTGTATGAGAAAGCGGTGTTGAACCCGCCATACACCTTAGGGAGCGAGGATTTGTCCACATAGTAATAATCAGCCTGAGCATAGTCATTGGTGGTGGTGCGTCCGGTGATATTGCCCTGCTCATCCTTCACGTTCTTATACCACAGCGGGTCGCCGTTGTCCGAGTCTACCCCTGCCCATTCGCGCAGATAGAAGTCATAGACCGAACGCCCTTCCTTCAGGCGGGTAACTCCGGTAACGGGCATGTCTTTCAGCGGAAGGTCGGTCACCACGTTCTTGTAGTGCGTAAGGTTGACTCCCATACGCCACATAAAGTCACGGGTGTGTATAAGCGTTCCTTTGAGGTCTATTTCAAAGCCCGTATTCTTTAAAGCACCTATATTCTCGTCCATAGAAGTATAACCCAGGGAAGTTGCCAACGGACGGGAATACAGCAGGTCTTTGGAACGGCGCTGGAAGAAATCGAACGAACCGGAGAAACGGTTATCGAACAATGAAAAGTCGATACCTACATTGAGGTTGAGGTTAGTCTCCCATTTCAAATCGGGCGTTGCAAGACGGTCGGACACCAAAGCATTCTCACCTGCCTGTGAAACGATAGAATACAGTCCGCTGCTGGCATAATACGTACCCAGGTTGTCATTGCCCTGCGCGCCATAACTGGCTTTTAAGGTCAGGGCGGAAAGCCAGTCGGCGGTATTCTGCATGAACGCTTCGCGGTCTATGCGCCACGAAGCTCCCAACGACCAGAAATTGCCCCAGCGTGTACCCGGTGCGAAACGCGAGGAACCGTCGCGACGGTAGGAAGCGGAGAAGAAATACTTGCTCCGGTAGTCATATTGGGCATTGATAAGATAGCCTAACAGTGAATAATCGATGCGATAGCCCGTGCCTGCGGTTACAAGCGAACCGACAGCCAGTTCCGGCATATCGGGCACAGCCATGTTGCTTCGTGCCGCCTGCAACACATCGTAACGGTAAGAGTAAGCCTCTTGTCCGGCAAGGATATTGAAGTGATGCTCGCCGAAAGTCTTATCGTAGGTCACGATGTTATTCCATGTCCAGGAGAAGGTACGGGTATATTCGCGGCTTGCTCCGCCGCCCGTATTGACGGCAGGACCAATTTTGGGATTGGTATAATCCAGCGTATTGTAGTCTATCAGGTCGAAGTTGAAGCTGGTCTTGAATTTCAACCCTTCAAGGAAAGTGACCTCAAGGAAAGTACGTCCGGAGAACTCGTCCCGCATACGCTCGGATTTATCATTGGGTAAGGTTGCAGGCAGGTTCCAGTTGGCTGTAGCGCCCGACGGCCGGTAGGAACCGAAGTCGTAAATCCGCTTTCCTTCCGAGTCGAGTTTGTATGTACCGTCGGCATTCATCTCATACACAGGATAAAAATCGGGCATTAAACGTCCGGCGTTAATGACATTGCTCGTCTTGGCATCGGACGAAACCGGATAGTTCTGTATGGAGTGGGCATAGCTCATATTCACACCGCCGCGCAACCAACGGGTTATCTCGCTCGAAATGTTGGAACGCAAGTTGAAGCGTTGGTAGCCGGACTCAAGGGCAATACCCTTGTCGTTCAGATAGCCGGCCGAGAAATAGTACTGGTTGGTCTTTCCGCCACCGGAAACATTCAATCCGACTTCCGTACGCAATGCCTGTTGTTCCATTTCCTTCTGCCAGTCCACATTCCAAAGCGGAGTAGCGCCGGCAAGCAGTTTGCCGTCCGTACCTACAGGTTGCGGATAGTTGGGTCCGTAGGGATTAGGACCGCCGCCCATCAGCTTGCCTACCAGGTCTTTCGAGGCTTGGGCAGCTGCGGTCTGCGGAGTATATTTATCCGAATTCAGAGCATATTGGTTGCGCAAAGCTTCCCAATAGAGTTCGAAGTACTGATTGGTTCCGACACGGTCGTAATCGCGGATAGCCCGGTTGGAACCACCGAAGCTGGCATTGATGCTGACCGTGGTTTTCGAGTCGGTATGTCCCTGCTTGGTAGTTATGATAATGACACCGTTGGCTCCCCGCGAACCGTAGAGAGCAGCCGAAGCGGCATCTTTCAGTACCGTCAGCGAAGCTATATCTTCCGGATTAATGGAGTTGATGCTACCGTCGAAAGGGACGCCGTCCACCACATAAAGCGGGGCGCTCGACGCATTGATAGAGCCGATACCGCGAATACGTATTTCAGCATCCGTACCCGGCTGGCCGCTGGGAGCACTTGCCTGAAGTCCGGAAACCGTACCTTCGAGCGCACGCGACACATTGGACACCTGCATCTTGGCAATCTCGCTCCCCTTTACCGTGGAAGCCGCTCCCGTAAAGCTATACTTCTTGGCAGTGGCATAAGCCACTACCATTACCTCATCCAGTTGTTCGCTGTCCGGAAGCAATTCCGCATTGACAACTGTGCGTCCATTGACTTTCTGTTCTGTAGTTTTCAGTCCGATAAAGCTAAAGACCAGCGTACCGTCCGCCGGTACGGTAAGGGTATATTTCCCGTCAACGTCAGTTACCGTTCCGTTGTGAGTACCTTTCACCAATACCGATGCTCCCGGCAAAGGTTCTCCTTCCGACATCACAACGCCCGATACACGGATATCACCGTCTGCTGAAGCCTGTAATGCTGCCACGAAGAATATAAACAGTGATATTAACAAAAAGCGCAGTTTACTATTCATTCCGTTAAATTTTGGTTAGACTTCATTAACAAAAGAATAGAAATTTTGTTCAGAACCTGCTTAATTTTTGTTCAGCATTCTTTAGAGAATTCTTTGTGAGGATGTTTTTCTGTCTTTATGAGGAGTATAGCAAGCTATATAACTCTTTAATCAAAATATAAACAAGCCCTAAGATACAGTTATCTTTTCATTGCGGAAAGCCTACCATTCCAGTCGGGGAAGGTAACTGCTCAAGCAGTTGCGCAAGGTGCTCAATGTAATGGGCTTTACCAATACTTCCGAAGCACCGCTCTTTATGGCATTTTCACGGTCGGTAGAGAAAGCATAGGCCGTTTGCATGATAACAGGCAATGTTCCGCCTTCCCGGCGTATAATTTGCGTAGCTTCCAAACCATTCATTACAGGCATCTTAATATCCATCAGTATTGCATCCGCCCTGTCACGGTATTCACGAAACAAAGAGACAATCTCCTCACCGTTCTTCGCCCACATTATCTCACACTTTCTCCCTATAATAGCCTTTATCAACTTAAAGTTACTATCATCGTCTTCCGCAACAAGGATGAGCGGACGGTAATCTACCGATTGATTATCGATTTCCATAACCTGTATTATTGTTTGTCCGAGACAAAGGTATAAAAAATAATATATTTGCATTATCTTTGCACCTTATTTTTAAAAACGACATAATGATTTCTATTGACGGACTCGCCGTAGAATTCGGCGGCACAACCTTATTCAGTGACATATCCTTCGTAATCAACGAAAAAGACCGTATCGCCCTCATGGGAAAGAACGGAGCCGGAAAAAGTACATTACTTAAAATACTCGCCGGAGTGCGGCAGCCCACCCACGGCAAAATCTCCGCACCGAAAGATTGTGTCATCGCCTATCTGCCCCAGCATCTGATGACAGAAGACGGACGTACCGTCTTTCAGGAAACGGCACAGGCCTTTGCCCACCTGCACGAGATGGAAGCAGAGATAGACCGCATGAACAAGGAACTGGAGACCCGTACCGACTATGAAAGCGACAGTTACATGGAGCTTATCGAACAGGTGTCTGCCCTAAGCGAGAAGTTTTATGCCATCGATGCCACCAATTACGAAGAGGACGTTGAAAAGGCATTGCTCGGCCTCGGATTCACCAGAGAGGACTTCAACCGCCAGACAAGCGATTTCAGCGGTGGCTGGCGCATGCGCATCGAGCTTGCCAAACTGCTGCTGCAAAAACCTGACGTACTGCTGCTGGACGAGCCTACCAACCACCTCGACATCGAGTCCATCCAATGGCTGGAAGAGTTCCTTATCAACAATGGGAAAGCCGTCATCGTCATCAGCCACGACCGCAAATTTGTGGATAACATCACGACCCGTACCATTGAAGTGACTATGGGACGAATCTACGACTATAAAGTAAACTACTCCAAATACCTGGAGCTCCGCAAAGAGCGGCGCGAACAGCAACAAAAGGCATACGACGACCAACAGAAGTTCATCGCCGAAACCAAAGAATTCATCGAGCGCTTCAAGGGAACCTATTCCAAAACCCTGCAAGTGCAGAGCCGCGTCAAGATGCTGGAAAAGCTGGTGCTTCTGGAAGTGGACGAAGAAGATACTTCGGCATTGCGGCTGAAATTCCCGCCCTCGCCGCGCTCCGGCAATTATCCGGTGATTATGGAGAACGTAGGAAAGACATACGGCGACCATGTCGTGTTCAAGAATGCCAACCTCACTATAGAGAGAGGCGACAAAGTGGCTTTCGTAGGCAAGAACGGCGAAGGTAAGTCCACATTGGTAAAATGTATCATGGGAGAAATAGAACACGAAGGAACGCTTACCATCGGACACAATGTACAAATAGGCTATTTCGCCCAAAACCAGGCATCCTTGCTGGATGAGAACCTGACCGTATTCCAAACCATCGACGACGTAGCCAAAGGAGAAATCCGCAACAAGATTCGCGACCTGCTGGGAGCTTTCATGTTCGGCGGACCGGAAGAGTCCATGAAGAAAGTGAAAGTGCTGTCCGGTGGCGAGCGCACACGCCTTGCCATGATTAAGCTGCTGCTGGAACCCGTAAACCTGCTAATTCTGGACGAGCCTACCAACCACCTGGACATGAAGACCAAAGATATTCTGAAACAGGCACTCATGGACTTCGACGGTACACTGATACTTGTGAGCCACGACCGTGACTTCCTGGACGGACTGGTGAGCAAAGTGTACGAGTTCGGCAACAAGCGGGTGACCGAGCACCTGAGCGGCATCTATGAATTCCTCGAGAAGAAGAAAATGGATTCGCTTCGCGAACTGGAACGGTAAACTTTCATTAACTTACTTCCCGCAACAAACAAACAGTTCCTATTGTTTCATTGCCACAAATTCCTAATTACGAATGAAATGAAACAATATGACGCTATCATCATAGGGTTCGGCAAAGGCGGAAAACTGCTGGCTGCCGAACTCGCCAACCGCAACTGGAAAGTGGCAATCATCGAACGTTCTCCGCAGATGTACGGGGGAACATGTGTGAATGTAGGGTGTATACCCACCAAAGCGCTGATTTACGAATCGGAACAGGCCGAACGGCTCTACCGGGACGACTACGGCAATCAGGCCAAATATTATGCACTCGCCATAAGGCGGAAAAACAAGCTCGTATCATTCTTGCGGGACAAGAATCACGAGCGTATCAAGGAGCACCCCAATATTACGTTGTATGACGGTACGGCATCTTTTGTATCCGACGATACGGTAAAGGTCGTCTCGCACGATAAAAAGGAAATTCTCCTTAAAGGAAAGGAAATTTTTATCAATACGGGAGCTACCCCTATCCTGCCCGCCGTGAAAGGAATCGACGCAAGCAAGCATGTATTCACCAGCGAAACGCTACTCCAACAGAGCAAACTTCCCGGACGCCTGCTCATTCTCGGCGCCGGCGCTATCGGAATGGAGTTTGCCACCATGTATGCGGGGTTTGGAAGCAAAGTCACGTTACTGGAAACGGGCAGCCGCTTTATGCCCAAAGCCGACCGGGACATTGCGGAATCCATGCTGGAATCTCTGAAAAGGAAAGGCATCGAGATACGTTTGAACGCCTATGCCCTGTCCGTATACGACACTGCCGATGGCATAACATTGACCTATACGGACAATTCCGACAATACCCCCTATTTTTGGGAAGGAGACGCATTGCTGCTTGCCACCGGACGCAGACCGATGACCGACGGCCTCAACCTGCACGCAGCCGGCATACGGACCGACACCCGGGGAGCTGTCATCGTCAATGAACATCTTCAGACCACCGCCCCGCATATATGGGCTATGGGAGACGTAAGAGGCGGAGCCTTGTATGACTATTTATCCTTGGATGATTTCCGCATTATCACCAACCGGTTATTCGGCAATAAAAAGCGAAAGACCGATGACAGGATTCCGGTTCCATATGTCATTTTTACAGATCCGCCGTTGGCGCATATCGGCATGACCGAAGAGGAAGCCGTAAAACGCGGTTATTCGCTTCAAGTGTCCCGGTTGCCGG
This window contains:
- a CDS encoding CCA tRNA nucleotidyltransferase, which produces MIELTTEELKQRFSDSIFKRISETADELGLECYVVGGYVRDIFLQRPSKDIDVVVVGSGIAMAEALARRLGRGAHLSVFKNFGTAQLKYHGTEVEFVGARKESYTHDSRKPIVEDGSLEDDQNRRDFTINALAVCLNSQRYGELVDPFGGMADMKEKTIRTPLDPDITFSDDPLRMMRCIRFATQLNFYIDDDTFESLCRNKERISIISKERIADELNKILLSPVPSKGFIDLDRSGLLQLIFPELVALQGVETRNGRAHKDNFYHTLEVLDNISKKTDNLWLRWAALLHDIAKPATKRWEPRAGWTFHNHNFIGEKMIPDIFRRMKLPMNEKMKYVQKLVGLHMRPIVIADDVVTDSAVRRLLFEAGDDIDDLMTLCEADITSKNMERKQRFLNNFQLVRQKLKDLEERDRIRNFQPPVSGEEIMKTFNLPPCQQVGALKSAIKDAILDGVIPNEYEAARAFMLQRAEKMGLK
- a CDS encoding RagB/SusD family nutrient uptake outer membrane protein, which translates into the protein MNTFLKNTAILAVGLLSVLSSCSGDFLDNKPTDAVDSGIVPVPSNAGRIFNGAWYNLFEYSSTYANIGYRALMLQDDMMADDVVSRPMYGFNSSYQFNDVGMPANNRTAFAWYLMYKTIDNCNTAISITATGDDNTADFRHSQGQAYALRAFCYLHLAQHYQFTYLKDPSAPAVPLYTEPTASTTEPKGKATLEEIYTQIFKDLNKAKELLEGYVRPDDKSKFKPDVSVVNGLLARACLLTGQWNEAAGAALEAAEGYTLMTDAKTYMGFNDISNTEWMWGHPQSVSQSDASYNFYYIDVVTPDAYNSFMADPHFKDIFEAGDIRLELFQWMREGYLGYRKFRIRADQTGDIVVMRSAEMYLIAAEALAREGRLEEAVKPLNTLRNARGLADYDLAGKTQERLVDDILLERRRELWGEGFGITDILRTQRSVERMPLTKEEAEKTYDCWQQGDTYREYNPEGHWFTSFPDGTKFVPNSVYYLYAIPEKETNANPNL
- a CDS encoding SusC/RagA family TonB-linked outer membrane protein, with translation MNSKLRFLLISLFIFFVAALQASADGDIRVSGVVMSEGEPLPGASVLVKGTHNGTVTDVDGKYTLTVPADGTLVFSFIGLKTTEQKVNGRTVVNAELLPDSEQLDEVMVVAYATAKKYSFTGAASTVKGSEIAKMQVSNVSRALEGTVSGLQASAPSGQPGTDAEIRIRGIGSINASSAPLYVVDGVPFDGSINSINPEDIASLTVLKDAASAALYGSRGANGVIIITTKQGHTDSKTTVSINASFGGSNRAIRDYDRVGTNQYFELYWEALRNQYALNSDKYTPQTAAAQASKDLVGKLMGGGPNPYGPNYPQPVGTDGKLLAGATPLWNVDWQKEMEQQALRTEVGLNVSGGGKTNQYYFSAGYLNDKGIALESGYQRFNLRSNISSEITRWLRGGVNMSYAHSIQNYPVSSDAKTSNVINAGRLMPDFYPVYEMNADGTYKLDSEGKRIYDFGSYRPSGATANWNLPATLPNDKSERMRDEFSGRTFLEVTFLEGLKFKTSFNFDLIDYNTLDYTNPKIGPAVNTGGGASREYTRTFSWTWNNIVTYDKTFGEHHFNILAGQEAYSYRYDVLQAARSNMAVPDMPELAVGSLVTAGTGYRIDYSLLGYLINAQYDYRSKYFFSASYRRDGSSRFAPGTRWGNFWSLGASWRIDREAFMQNTADWLSALTLKASYGAQGNDNLGTYYASSGLYSIVSQAGENALVSDRLATPDLKWETNLNLNVGIDFSLFDNRFSGSFDFFQRRSKDLLYSRPLATSLGYTSMDENIGALKNTGFEIDLKGTLIHTRDFMWRMGVNLTHYKNVVTDLPLKDMPVTGVTRLKEGRSVYDFYLREWAGVDSDNGDPLWYKNVKDEQGNITGRTTTNDYAQADYYYVDKSSLPKVYGGFNTAFSYKGFELSAIFAYSIGGYIVDRDITMLWSNGSNPGRAWSTEILKRWTPENRYTDVPALKTVSNNWNSNSTRNLFNNSYLRMKNITLSYNFPQPLIKKISLNSLQLFVQADNLLTFSKNQGLDPEQGITGLTYYRYPAMRSISGGLNVSF
- a CDS encoding response regulator gives rise to the protein MEIDNQSVDYRPLILVAEDDDSNFKLIKAIIGRKCEIMWAKNGEEIVSLFREYRDRADAILMDIKMPVMNGLEATQIIRREGGTLPVIMQTAYAFSTDRENAIKSGASEVLVKPITLSTLRNCLSSYLPRLEW
- a CDS encoding ABC-F family ATP-binding cassette domain-containing protein, yielding MISIDGLAVEFGGTTLFSDISFVINEKDRIALMGKNGAGKSTLLKILAGVRQPTHGKISAPKDCVIAYLPQHLMTEDGRTVFQETAQAFAHLHEMEAEIDRMNKELETRTDYESDSYMELIEQVSALSEKFYAIDATNYEEDVEKALLGLGFTREDFNRQTSDFSGGWRMRIELAKLLLQKPDVLLLDEPTNHLDIESIQWLEEFLINNGKAVIVISHDRKFVDNITTRTIEVTMGRIYDYKVNYSKYLELRKERREQQQKAYDDQQKFIAETKEFIERFKGTYSKTLQVQSRVKMLEKLVLLEVDEEDTSALRLKFPPSPRSGNYPVIMENVGKTYGDHVVFKNANLTIERGDKVAFVGKNGEGKSTLVKCIMGEIEHEGTLTIGHNVQIGYFAQNQASLLDENLTVFQTIDDVAKGEIRNKIRDLLGAFMFGGPEESMKKVKVLSGGERTRLAMIKLLLEPVNLLILDEPTNHLDMKTKDILKQALMDFDGTLILVSHDRDFLDGLVSKVYEFGNKRVTEHLSGIYEFLEKKKMDSLRELER
- a CDS encoding FAD-dependent oxidoreductase; translated protein: MKQYDAIIIGFGKGGKLLAAELANRNWKVAIIERSPQMYGGTCVNVGCIPTKALIYESEQAERLYRDDYGNQAKYYALAIRRKNKLVSFLRDKNHERIKEHPNITLYDGTASFVSDDTVKVVSHDKKEILLKGKEIFINTGATPILPAVKGIDASKHVFTSETLLQQSKLPGRLLILGAGAIGMEFATMYAGFGSKVTLLETGSRFMPKADRDIAESMLESLKRKGIEIRLNAYALSVYDTADGITLTYTDNSDNTPYFWEGDALLLATGRRPMTDGLNLHAAGIRTDTRGAVIVNEHLQTTAPHIWAMGDVRGGALYDYLSLDDFRIITNRLFGNKKRKTDDRIPVPYVIFTDPPLAHIGMTEEEAVKRGYSLQVSRLPAAAIPRARTLQQIDGMMKAIVNAHTGRIIGCTLFCIDAPEVINLVSLAMKNDLHYSILRDFIFTHPSMSEGLNDLFKAF